The sequence below is a genomic window from Flavobacterium lipolyticum.
ACGGTATTTTGTTCTTTTAGGCTGTAACATTTTTCTTTAGTTTAAAAATTTACTTTCTTTTACGAGCGTCTGGTTTTCCACCTTTATTAAAAGGCTTTCTGTCTCCTCTTGGAGAATCGCCACCTTTACCACCACCAGTTCCAGATTGTTTTTTATCCATTCCTGCAAGTGGAGAAAGATCTCTCTTTCCATAAACTTCACCTTTCATGATCCATACTTTGATACCCATTCTACCGTAAGTAGTGTGAGCTTCAGCCAAAGCATAGTCAATATCAGCTCTGAAAGTTGATAGAGGAATTCTACCTTCTTTGAAACCTTCTGAACGCGCCATCTCAGCACCATTCAAACGACCAGAAATCAAAACTTTGATACCTTCAGCGTTCATACGCATAGAAGCAGCAATAGCCATTTTGATTGCACGTCTGTAAGAAATACGGCTTTCGATTTGACGAGCGATGCTTGTCGCCACAAGATAAGCATCTAACTCAGGTCTTTTAATTTCAAAGATGTTGATTTGAACCTCTTTGTCAGTAACTTTCTTAAGTTCTTCTTTTAACTTGTCTACCTCTTGTCCACCTTTTCCGATAATGATACCAGGTCTAGCAGTAGTGATAGTAACGGTTACAAGTTTCAAAGTTCTCTCGATGATTACTTTAGATACACTAGCTTTTGATAAACGAGCGTGGATATACTTTCTGATTTTGTGATCTTCGGCAAGTTTATCACCGTAGTCATTTCCACCATACCAGTTTGAGTCCCACCCTCTGATGATACCAAGTCTATTTCCAATTGGATTTGTCTTTTGTCCCATGCTGCTTAAGAATTGCTTTGTGTGTTATTGATAGCTCCAAGCACGATTGTAACGTGGTTAGAACGTTTTCTTATTCTGTGTGCACGACCTTGTGGAGCTGGACGAAGTCTTTTCAACATCATTCCACCATCTACTCTGATCTCTTTAACAAATAATCCAGCTTCTTCTAAATTACCTTCACTATTTTTTTGCTCCCAGTTGTTGATTGCAGATAATAATAGTTTCTCTAATTTTCTTGAAGCTTCTTTAGAACTGAATCTTAAGATGTTAAGTGCTCTTTCTACCTTCTGACCTCTTACCAAGTCCGCTACTAAGCGCATTTTTCTAGGTGAAGTAGGGCAGTTATTCAATTTTGCGAAAGCAATAGACTTATTAGCCTCTTTTCTCGCATCTGCTGTTTCTCTTTTACGAACTCCCATTGCTTCTTATTTTTTACCTTTATTTTTTGCTCCAGCATGACCTCTAAAAGATCTAGTTGGTGAAAACTCTCCTAATTTGTGACCTACCATGTTTTCTGTTACGTAAACCGGTACAAATTGACGACCGTTATGAACTGCGATAGTTTGTCCAACAAAGTCTGGAGTAATCATGGAAGCTCTAGACCAAGTCTTTACTACTCCATTTTTTCCGCTTTCAATGTTTTCCTGAACTTTCTTGTCTAACTTATAATGAACGAAAGGTCCTTTTTTTAATGAACGTGCCATATCTTATTATTTCTTTCTACGTTCTACGATATACTTGTTACTCGGGTTTTTCTTAGAACGAGTTCTGTAACCTTTAGCTGGCAATCCGTTTCTTGAACGTGGGTGCCCTCCAGAAGAACGTCCTTCACCACCTCCCATAGGGTGATCAACTGGGTTCATCGCTACTGGTCTAGTTCTAGGTCTTCTTCCTAACCATCTTGTTCTACCTGCTTTTCCAGATACAACTAATTGGTGATCAGAATTAGAAACAGCTCCAATTGTAGCCGAACATGTTAACAAGATTAATCTTGTCTCTCCTGATGGCATTTTAATTGTAGCGTATTTTCCGTCTCTTGCCATTAACTGAGCAAAAGTTCCAGCTGAACGAGCAATAACTGCTCCTTGTCCTGGACGTAACTCAATACAAGATATAACAGTTCCAAGAGGAATTCTGCTTAAAGGCAATGTATTACCAATCTCTGGTTGAGATTCTGGACCAGAAACTAATTTCTGACCAACTTTCAATCCGTTTTGAGCGATAATATAAGTTTTCTCTCCATCAGCATAAGCTAATAAAGCGATAAATGCAGTACGATTTGGATCGTATTCGATTGATTTCACAGTAGCTGGAATTCCAACTTTAGTTCTTTTGAAATCAATAATACGATATCTCTGCTTGTGACCACCACCCGTATAACGCATGGTCATCTTTCCTTGACTATTTCTACCTCCAGAGTTTTTTATCGGCGCTATCAAAGAGCGTTCCGGCTTATCAGTTGTAATGGCGTCATAACCATTCACAACTCTAAATCGCTGACCTGGGGTAATAGGTTTTAATTTTCTTACTGACATTTTTCTATCTTAGATATTGTTGTAAAAATCAATTGTTTCTCCTTCTTGTACTTGTACAATTGCTTTTTTAATAGCATTTGTCTTTCCACTGATTAAACCACTTTTAGTGTATTTTGTAGTTCTATCCGGTCTTACGTTCATCGTGTTAACTGAAACGATAGTTACTCCATAAGCAGCTTCAACAGCTTTCTTAATTTGAACTTTGTTTGCTTTTTTGTCAACAACGAATCCGAAGCGGTTTAAAACTTCACTTTCTTTGGTTACTTTTTCCGTTACTATAGGTCTAATTATGATACTCATATTCCTATTATTTACTTAAATTTTCTTCAATTAACTCCAAAGAACCTTCTAAAAGCACTAAATTGTTAGTGTTTAAAATAGCGTAAGTGCTTAATTCTGAGCTAGTTACGACATTAGAAGCCTTTAAATTGCGTGACGACAAATATACATTTTTATTCGACTCTCCCAACACAAATAAGGATTTTTTATTCTCTAACCCTAAAGCTTTCAAAACG
It includes:
- the rpsC gene encoding 30S ribosomal protein S3, with the protein product MGQKTNPIGNRLGIIRGWDSNWYGGNDYGDKLAEDHKIRKYIHARLSKASVSKVIIERTLKLVTVTITTARPGIIIGKGGQEVDKLKEELKKVTDKEVQINIFEIKRPELDAYLVATSIARQIESRISYRRAIKMAIAASMRMNAEGIKVLISGRLNGAEMARSEGFKEGRIPLSTFRADIDYALAEAHTTYGRMGIKVWIMKGEVYGKRDLSPLAGMDKKQSGTGGGKGGDSPRGDRKPFNKGGKPDARKRK
- the rplV gene encoding 50S ribosomal protein L22, giving the protein MGVRKRETADARKEANKSIAFAKLNNCPTSPRKMRLVADLVRGQKVERALNILRFSSKEASRKLEKLLLSAINNWEQKNSEGNLEEAGLFVKEIRVDGGMMLKRLRPAPQGRAHRIRKRSNHVTIVLGAINNTQSNS
- the rpsS gene encoding 30S ribosomal protein S19 → MARSLKKGPFVHYKLDKKVQENIESGKNGVVKTWSRASMITPDFVGQTIAVHNGRQFVPVYVTENMVGHKLGEFSPTRSFRGHAGAKNKGKK
- the rplB gene encoding 50S ribosomal protein L2: MSVRKLKPITPGQRFRVVNGYDAITTDKPERSLIAPIKNSGGRNSQGKMTMRYTGGGHKQRYRIIDFKRTKVGIPATVKSIEYDPNRTAFIALLAYADGEKTYIIAQNGLKVGQKLVSGPESQPEIGNTLPLSRIPLGTVISCIELRPGQGAVIARSAGTFAQLMARDGKYATIKMPSGETRLILLTCSATIGAVSNSDHQLVVSGKAGRTRWLGRRPRTRPVAMNPVDHPMGGGEGRSSGGHPRSRNGLPAKGYRTRSKKNPSNKYIVERRKK
- the rplW gene encoding 50S ribosomal protein L23; amino-acid sequence: MSIIIRPIVTEKVTKESEVLNRFGFVVDKKANKVQIKKAVEAAYGVTIVSVNTMNVRPDRTTKYTKSGLISGKTNAIKKAIVQVQEGETIDFYNNI